CGTGGCCACCGACGTCATGGGCTCGGTCCACGCCACGCTGACCGGCTCCGATGGCGGCCCGAGCGTCATGCTCGCCGGCCATGTCGACGAGATCGGCTTCATGGTCAACTACGTCACGGCCGAGGGGTACCTCGCGTTCGCCTCGATCGGCGGAGTCGATGCGGCCGTCCTGCCGGGGATGCGCGTGCGCGTGCACACCGCCAAGGGCGCGCTGCTCGGCGTCATCGGGCGCATGCCGATCCACCTGCTCGACGAGGACGACCGCAAGTCGGTCACGAAGATGCACAAGCTCTTCATCGACCTCGGGCTGCCGGCCGCCGACGTGAAGAAGCGCGTGCGCGTGGGCGACCCGGTCACGCTCGCGGTGGGGCTGGAGACGTTCGGGAGCGGCATGGCGGTCTCGCGCGGGTTCGACGACAAGGTCGGCGCGTTCGTCTGCGCGCGCGTGCTCGCCGAGGTGAAGAAGGCCGGCGGGGCGAAGGGCGACCTCGTCGCCGCGGCGACCGTGCAGGAGGAGATCGGCCTGCGCGGCGGGCACACGTCCGCGTACGCGATCGACCCGGTGGTCGGCATCGCGGTGGAGGTCACGCACGCCACCGACTACCCCGACGTCGACAAGCGCCGCCACGGCGAGGTCGAGTGCGGCAAGGGTCCGGTCGTCACGCGCGGCGCCAACATCAACCCGAAGGTGTTCGACCTGCTGTGCGCCGCCGCGAAGAGGGCGAAGGTGCCGTTCCAGGTCGAAGGCGAGCCGCGCGGCACCGGCACGGACGCGAACGTCATCCAGCTCACCAAGGCCGGCAAGGCCGCCGGGCTGGTGAGCATCCCGCTGCGCTACATGCACACGCCCACCGAGGTGCTCGCGCTCGCGGACGTCGAGCACGCGGTCGCACTGCTGACGCGGTTCGTGCTCGACCTCAAAGCCGGGACGGACTTCACGCCGTAGCGCGCGGGGGCGCGCGGCGTCCCGCTGGCCGGGTGCCCCGCCGCGCCCCCTAGTACCCGCCGAGCGAGTTCTGCAGCGACGGGATGAGCGCCGCGATCCCCGCGCCGAAGATGAGCGTGAGGATGATGCTGATCACGGTCATCACGAGGCCCACGATCAGGCCGATGACCAGCGACGACACGAAGTAGTGGCCGAACACGGCCCACGCGCGCTGCATGAAGCGCGGGCTGATCAGGTTGGTGTGCGGGATGCGCGCCTCGAGTGCGGCGATGCGCTGCTCCAGGTACATGATCCGCTGCGAGTCGCTGTACTGCACGGGCTGCTGCGGCTGGTACGCCGCGGGCTGCTGCGGATAGTAGCCGCCGTCCATCTCGTCCTCCTCGTGCGAGCCGGCCGGGTCGTCGCCCCATGCTAGCATTCAGCGGTGCGGCGCCCGATGAGGGGCGCACGGACCGACGCGAGCGGGACCCAAGTGACCAAGGACGATCGGCTCATAGCCTCCAACAAGAGGGCCTACCACGACTACTTCGTCGAGGAGACCTTCGAGGCGGGCATCGCGCTGACGGGGACCGAGGTGAAGTCCCTGCGGCAGCACGGTGCGCAGATGCGCGACTCGTTCGCCGTGATCAGGCGCAGCGAGGCGTGGCTGCACGGGGTCCACATCTCGCCCTACAGCCACGGCAACCGCGCCAACGTCGACCCGGACCGCATCCGCAAGTTGCTGCTCCACG
This genomic window from Actinomycetota bacterium contains:
- a CDS encoding M42 family metallopeptidase — protein: MRAADLKFLTALIDAPSPSGYEQPAAAVFREWVGKHADSVATDVMGSVHATLTGSDGGPSVMLAGHVDEIGFMVNYVTAEGYLAFASIGGVDAAVLPGMRVRVHTAKGALLGVIGRMPIHLLDEDDRKSVTKMHKLFIDLGLPAADVKKRVRVGDPVTLAVGLETFGSGMAVSRGFDDKVGAFVCARVLAEVKKAGGAKGDLVAAATVQEEIGLRGGHTSAYAIDPVVGIAVEVTHATDYPDVDKRRHGEVECGKGPVVTRGANINPKVFDLLCAAAKRAKVPFQVEGEPRGTGTDANVIQLTKAGKAAGLVSIPLRYMHTPTEVLALADVEHAVALLTRFVLDLKAGTDFTP
- the smpB gene encoding SsrA-binding protein SmpB encodes the protein MRGARTDASGTQVTKDDRLIASNKRAYHDYFVEETFEAGIALTGTEVKSLRQHGAQMRDSFAVIRRSEAWLHGVHISPYSHGNRANVDPDRIRKLLLHAKQIRYLGAKTKERGYTLVPLRIYFNERNIAKLELGLCRGKHTYDKRDSIAKRDQERDVQRALRERQKGE